In Pelosinus sp. UFO1, one genomic interval encodes:
- the dprA gene encoding DNA-processing protein DprA, with protein MEKIYLAALQMVSGIGNARLRSLVSFFGSAEQAWHAKQHDLSLCGILDESIFNKLIIHREKIDIYTLAYDWEKKGIKICCTNDTDYPKLLLNTFNVPPALYYRGMLPKTDQLIAIVGARKASSYGKNIAQLLAAELAEAGVWVVSGAARGIDTAAHQGALSKGYTIAVLGCGVDVDYPPENRNLLNHIAECGAVVSEYAPGTMAHPGHFPARNRIINGLSRGVVVVEAAEKSGALITADFALEEGRDVFAVPGSIFSVSSKGTHRLIKQGAKLVDSAEDILEEYNLIAAKKEPQLLEFTSEEVKVYESLTYDFPIGIEEIVMKTKLEAGMITYILLQFELRGLAVEHSGRRYLRIAKEGIK; from the coding sequence ATGGAAAAGATATATCTGGCAGCATTACAAATGGTATCTGGTATTGGTAACGCACGTCTTAGAAGCTTAGTTTCATTCTTTGGTAGTGCAGAACAAGCTTGGCATGCCAAGCAGCATGATTTATCTTTATGCGGAATTCTAGATGAATCAATCTTTAATAAATTAATCATACATCGGGAAAAAATAGATATATATACATTAGCATATGATTGGGAGAAGAAAGGAATTAAAATTTGCTGTACTAATGATACGGATTACCCCAAGTTGCTTTTAAATACCTTTAATGTCCCACCAGCATTATATTATCGGGGTATGCTGCCCAAGACAGATCAACTAATCGCAATTGTTGGTGCAAGGAAAGCTTCTTCCTACGGCAAGAATATTGCACAATTGTTGGCAGCAGAACTTGCTGAGGCAGGGGTTTGGGTGGTTAGCGGTGCTGCTCGGGGTATTGATACTGCCGCGCATCAAGGAGCTTTAAGTAAAGGATATACAATCGCTGTACTCGGTTGTGGAGTTGATGTTGATTATCCTCCTGAAAATAGAAACTTACTAAATCACATTGCTGAATGTGGCGCTGTGGTTTCAGAATACGCACCTGGCACTATGGCTCATCCAGGTCATTTTCCTGCAAGGAATCGAATTATTAATGGATTGTCTCGGGGTGTAGTGGTAGTAGAAGCGGCAGAAAAAAGTGGCGCGTTAATTACTGCAGACTTTGCCTTGGAAGAAGGGCGAGATGTTTTTGCAGTACCTGGCAGTATTTTTTCAGTATCTAGTAAAGGTACACACCGACTCATAAAGCAAGGAGCAAAACTTGTTGATAGTGCAGAAGATATATTAGAAGAGTATAATCTTATTGCAGCAAAAAAGGAGCCTCAGCTGTTAGAATTTACTTCAGAGGAAGTAAAGGTTTATGAGTCGCTTACTTATGATTTTCCAATAGGAATTGAAGAAATTGTTATGAAAACGAAATTAGAGGCAGGAATGATTACATATATATTATTACAGTTTGAATTACGTGGGTTAGCGGTAGAGCATAGCGGGAGACGTTATTTGCGTATCGCTAAGGAGGGAATCAAGTGA
- a CDS encoding glycosyltransferase, giving the protein MAILSKVLFISAPVGAGHIKAAESIASAMHKQDQIETKMANVFDFFNPYIGQGILSIYLKILKIFPKLYGMMYGWGNESHLALLGRQLVSRYLAKNMERYILDYNPAVIVCTHATPAGLVAYLMKHNRINIPVVVVITDFVVHRLWIYPEIKHYIIANEDMREYLIKSNVESTCTKVMGIPVDEKFSCLLDKEKILSKFGFASDVKTVLIMGGGAGILPMDNILLACDAITIPLQIIVVTGNNKTMYKKICSLGPKLRNKVLILGYVNYVNELMAISDLIISKPGGMTCAETLCSGLPMLIYQPIPGQEEANTNYLIAHNVALRADSMQDIGVIMRRIFIEHPEELNELRQNALQIRKPQAAAMIGNYIFSQIKD; this is encoded by the coding sequence TTGGCGATTTTAAGTAAAGTATTGTTTATTAGTGCCCCAGTGGGGGCAGGTCATATAAAAGCTGCAGAGTCAATCGCTTCTGCAATGCATAAACAAGATCAGATTGAAACAAAAATGGCAAATGTTTTTGATTTTTTTAATCCTTATATTGGGCAAGGTATTTTAAGTATCTATCTTAAGATCCTAAAAATATTTCCCAAACTTTATGGAATGATGTATGGTTGGGGTAATGAGAGCCATTTGGCATTGCTAGGTCGTCAGCTGGTTAGCCGTTATTTAGCCAAGAATATGGAAAGGTATATCTTAGACTATAACCCAGCGGTAATTGTATGTACTCATGCGACACCGGCTGGATTAGTAGCTTATTTAATGAAACATAATAGAATTAACATACCAGTAGTGGTAGTGATAACAGATTTTGTGGTACATCGTCTATGGATTTATCCTGAGATCAAACATTATATTATTGCAAATGAAGATATGCGAGAGTATTTAATTAAATCTAATGTGGAGAGTACTTGTACAAAAGTGATGGGAATCCCCGTGGATGAAAAATTCTCTTGTCTACTGGATAAAGAGAAAATACTAAGCAAGTTTGGATTTGCCAGTGATGTCAAAACCGTTTTAATTATGGGTGGCGGAGCTGGAATTTTGCCTATGGATAATATTCTACTAGCTTGTGATGCCATTACTATTCCATTACAAATTATTGTTGTCACAGGAAATAACAAAACTATGTATAAAAAAATATGTAGTTTAGGGCCGAAGCTACGCAATAAGGTGCTTATTTTAGGGTATGTTAATTATGTTAATGAATTAATGGCTATTTCTGACCTTATTATCTCAAAGCCCGGAGGGATGACTTGTGCCGAAACATTATGTAGTGGTCTACCTATGTTAATTTATCAACCAATTCCGGGTCAAGAAGAAGCGAATACCAACTATCTAATTGCTCACAATGTTGCTCTGCGGGCAGATTCAATGCAAGATATTGGAGTTATTATGAGAAGGATATTTATTGAACATCCAGAAGAACTGAATGAATTGCGACAAAATGCCTTGCAAATTAGAAAACCACAGGCTGCTGCTATGATTGGGAACTATATTTTTTCTCAAATTAAGGATTAA
- the folK gene encoding 2-amino-4-hydroxy-6-hydroxymethyldihydropteridine diphosphokinase: MILLGLGSNLGDREINIKKAIYKLHQHSEISVDNVSSLYETKPVGMLEQPHFLNAVISVQTKLTPYDLLQVCLNTECQLGRIRDRRWGPRTIDIDILIYHNLVIQDEVLQLPHPRLHERCFVLIPMQEVINDMPIHQGLTPRQLLQKLNDSSDVAFYKRLEMEFIQS, encoded by the coding sequence ATGATTTTACTAGGATTGGGATCTAACTTAGGTGACCGGGAAATAAATATAAAAAAAGCAATTTATAAACTACATCAGCATTCTGAAATTAGTGTTGATAATGTTTCTTCTTTATATGAAACAAAGCCTGTTGGTATGTTGGAACAACCACACTTTTTAAATGCGGTTATCAGTGTGCAGACAAAATTAACGCCTTATGACTTACTTCAAGTATGTTTAAACACAGAATGTCAGCTAGGGAGAATCCGTGACCGGCGTTGGGGCCCTAGGACGATAGATATTGATATTCTTATCTATCATAATCTTGTTATTCAGGATGAGGTATTACAACTACCTCATCCTCGTTTGCATGAAAGGTGTTTTGTTCTGATACCTATGCAAGAAGTAATTAATGATATGCCTATACATCAAGGCTTAACTCCCAGGCAATTGCTACAAAAACTGAATGATAGTTCAGACGTAGCCTTTTATAAAAGGTTAGAAATGGAGTTTATTCAATCATGA
- the folB gene encoding dihydroneopterin aldolase: MNTILLENMVFYGFHGVYEYEREQGQRFYVDAEIVADLSLAGETDNLIHTIDYTVIYSQIKDIMENHRFQLLEAVGAHIAELILKTTIANEVTIRIRKPAVPIPGPLDYVQVETKRRK; encoded by the coding sequence ATGAATACAATTTTACTTGAGAATATGGTGTTTTATGGTTTTCATGGTGTGTATGAATATGAGCGCGAGCAGGGGCAACGGTTTTATGTAGATGCAGAAATAGTCGCAGATTTGAGCTTAGCAGGAGAAACAGATAATCTTATTCATACAATTGACTATACGGTGATATATAGTCAAATTAAAGACATTATGGAAAACCATAGGTTTCAATTGTTAGAGGCTGTAGGAGCACATATTGCCGAGTTAATTTTAAAGACTACAATTGCGAATGAGGTTACCATAAGAATACGTAAGCCAGCTGTACCGATACCTGGTCCTTTAGATTATGTACAAGTAGAGACGAAACGGAGAAAATAA
- the folP gene encoding dihydropteroate synthase → MAFNARILTVSSLKQAQDELAKVNCDKTGIQIMGNKAVFKVMKLEGILTKSANLLKQTFLAKGGEVAVGRGTADLSVERTDVLICATLKQYKMAISQLKMQPWGLPKIAQAIEDALTDNEKAPERRYSWGEKVLSILPQRTLIMGILNVTPDSFSDGGRYNTMDNALRRVEEMIQNGADIIDIGAESTRPYQDGEKISAEEEMERLGSLLENVLAISSVPVSIDTYKPKVALQALQLGAHMINDVWGLQHDPDMSKVVAQYKVPVVIMHNQNGTNYEKDIMSEICSFLQKSIDIGLEAGISFNQFIVDPGIGFGKTPEQNLVVMSRLEELTSLRCPILLGTSNKRFIGEVLQLPVEDRAEGTGATVSMGIMKGSNIVRVHDVKVMARIAKMMDAMMRRDV, encoded by the coding sequence ATGGCCTTTAATGCACGTATTTTAACAGTTTCCAGCCTAAAACAAGCGCAGGATGAACTTGCTAAGGTAAATTGTGATAAAACTGGTATTCAGATTATGGGTAATAAAGCGGTATTTAAAGTAATGAAGTTAGAAGGAATTTTAACAAAAAGTGCCAATCTTTTAAAACAAACATTTTTGGCAAAAGGCGGAGAAGTTGCTGTAGGTAGAGGCACTGCAGACCTTAGCGTTGAACGTACTGATGTCCTAATTTGTGCTACTTTGAAACAATATAAGATGGCTATATCACAGTTAAAAATGCAGCCGTGGGGGTTGCCCAAAATAGCCCAAGCTATTGAGGATGCTTTAACTGACAATGAAAAAGCTCCTGAGCGTCGGTATTCTTGGGGTGAAAAGGTATTATCAATTCTTCCTCAACGTACTTTAATTATGGGGATTTTAAATGTAACTCCCGATTCTTTTTCTGACGGTGGCCGTTACAATACTATGGATAATGCACTGCGCCGTGTGGAAGAAATGATACAAAATGGTGCTGACATTATAGATATTGGTGCTGAATCTACTCGTCCTTATCAAGACGGGGAAAAGATATCTGCAGAAGAAGAAATGGAACGTTTAGGTTCATTACTTGAGAATGTACTAGCTATTTCTAGTGTTCCCGTATCTATAGATACGTATAAGCCAAAAGTAGCACTTCAGGCGTTGCAATTAGGTGCACACATGATAAATGATGTATGGGGCTTACAACATGACCCTGATATGTCTAAGGTCGTAGCTCAGTACAAAGTACCAGTAGTTATTATGCATAATCAGAATGGTACTAATTATGAAAAGGATATTATGTCAGAGATATGTTCCTTTTTACAAAAAAGCATTGACATTGGGTTAGAGGCTGGTATTAGCTTTAATCAATTTATAGTTGATCCGGGTATCGGGTTTGGGAAAACTCCGGAGCAAAACCTAGTGGTTATGTCTCGTCTAGAGGAACTAACATCATTAAGGTGCCCTATATTACTTGGCACCTCCAATAAAAGGTTTATTGGTGAAGTCTTACAACTCCCAGTGGAAGATAGGGCGGAAGGAACAGGTGCCACAGTATCTATGGGGATTATGAAGGGGAGTAATATAGTTAGAGTTCATGATGTAAAAGTAATGGCTAGAATTGCAAAAATGATGGATGCGATGATGAGGAGAGATGTATAA
- a CDS encoding zinc ribbon domain-containing protein, producing the protein MSYVGFKYCPFCGGEMPQQNMMRFCPFCGEKFLITGNKEQEINKKKTSLENLSLEVDIEAKKGHEILIGDEIHTKILKQVYEYEYCSIILKHAIDTQKLIDNLEKVLLRGSFAIRLAVDNMPSLIIYKVKSEEVAKLLKIFIHAQASISVVPGEFDDKPTVEQLFPMFNQLPLQLQQGIISMPINLWVGDYVSSIFFVNYRNSKTGILVITNNNIYILYKNTNASEYRWLVISYTLLSKIIIVDNLLQLIYKDSKVEEIVFVHKMDLVKAYQAIQSNNF; encoded by the coding sequence ATGTCGTATGTAGGCTTTAAATATTGTCCTTTTTGTGGCGGAGAAATGCCTCAACAAAATATGATGAGATTCTGTCCATTTTGTGGCGAGAAATTCTTAATCACTGGAAATAAAGAGCAAGAGATCAATAAAAAGAAAACCTCCTTAGAAAATTTATCATTAGAGGTTGATATTGAGGCTAAGAAAGGGCATGAAATTCTTATTGGGGATGAGATTCATACCAAAATTTTAAAACAAGTTTATGAATATGAGTATTGTAGCATTATATTAAAACATGCAATTGATACACAAAAGTTAATAGATAATTTAGAAAAGGTACTATTGCGAGGGTCATTTGCTATTCGCTTAGCTGTCGACAATATGCCTAGTCTTATAATTTATAAAGTGAAAAGTGAAGAGGTAGCGAAGCTGCTGAAAATTTTTATACATGCTCAGGCTAGTATTAGCGTTGTTCCAGGTGAATTTGATGATAAACCTACTGTAGAACAATTATTTCCTATGTTTAATCAACTACCTTTGCAATTGCAGCAAGGTATTATAAGTATGCCCATCAATTTATGGGTAGGCGATTATGTTAGTAGCATTTTTTTTGTTAATTATAGAAATAGCAAGACCGGAATTCTAGTTATAACAAATAATAATATTTATATCTTATATAAAAATACAAATGCATCGGAGTATCGTTGGTTGGTCATATCCTATACATTATTATCAAAAATCATAATAGTAGATAATTTATTACAGCTTATCTATAAGGACAGTAAGGTTGAAGAAATTGTTTTTGTACATAAAATGGATTTAGTTAAGGCTTACCAAGCTATTCAATCAAATAATTTTTAA